AATCTGGTTAATCAGCAAACCTTGTTTATCTTAGCGCAGCAATTACGTTTGGGTGAATTATTATTATTGGGCGAAGGGGAGCGCAAAAGCGCCGGCTTTCGTCGCCCGTCTATCCTTGCCGATACCATGGAAGCATTGTTCGGCGCAGTATTCATAGATGCGGGTTTTGCAGCCGCAGAGCAAGTTGTGCTCCGGCTGTATGTGCCCTTTATAGCGCAAGCAGACGCGCAGACGTTGGGTAAGGATTTCAAAACCTTGTTGCAGGAATATTTGCAAGGCAAGCGTCTGGCATTACCAAAATATACCGTGATTGCGACTCAGGGTGAGGCACATGCACAGCTATTTAAAGTTGAATGTCAAATCGAACAATTGAAATTATTCACGTGTGGTGAAGGCAGTAGTCGTCGCACTGCAGAGCAGGTAGCAGCAGAAGCCGCTTACCGGAAAATCGAGAGCCAGTCATGAATGCAAGTAATTACCACAGTGGCTTTATCGCTATTGTCGGCCGCCCGAATGTGGGTAAATCCACTTTGCTTAATCATCTGGTTGGCCAAAAAATAAGTATCACTTCACGCAAGGCACAGACCACACGCCATCGTATTAGCGGAATACTAACCGAAGAGCATGCGCAATTTGTATTTGTAGATACTCCCGGATTTCAGACGAAGCATCTTAATACTCTGAATCGCGGTTTGAATCGTGTGGTGACGAGTAGTTTGCGTAATGTGAATGTGGTGTTGTTCGTAATTGAAGCCAGGAATTTCGACGAGCGAGATCGCCAAGTAATGAATCTGCTACCAAAAAATATGCCAGTGCTGCTTGTTATCAACAAGGTAGATAACATGGAGAATAAATCAGAATTACTGCCCTTTATTCAGGAGATAGCCAAGGAGCGTGAATTCACTGCTATCGTGCCAGTGAGCGCAAAACAGAACAAGCAGCTCGATACCTTGTTAAATGCGGTTCGACCCTATCTGCCCGAAGGTGAAAAAATTTATCCTGAAGATGAAATCACCGATCGTAATGAGCGCTTTCTTGCGGCCGAATTGGTGCGTGAAAAAATCTTTCGCTACTCTGGTGAAGAACTGCCTTACTCAGTAAGTGTCGTGATTGAACAGTTCAAAATAGAAGGAAAGCTACGCCGTATCTACGCTGCGGTTCTTGTGGATAAGGACGCGCATAAGGCAATGCTGATCGGTAAGAATGGTGAGAAGCTTAAAGAGATTGCCACTCAAGCGCGGTTAGATATGGAGGCACTATTCGATGGAAAAGTTTATCTCGAAGTGTGGATTAAAGTGCGAAGTGGTTGGGCAGACAATGCACAGGTATTGAAAAGTTTGGGGTATGAATAATTCTAACCTTAAGTTCTCTTTTTCCTGCATCAGTAAGGGATTTATTGGTGTGGTTCTCACCGCTAGGTAGTGCACTTTTCATAGTTGGATAGTTGGTTTTGCTTTTCTCGTTCTGTTCTTCTGTGACAAAGGGAAGCTGGGAGGGGTAGATTGCAGTCGCACAAACACAGATTAGAAGACGAACCTGCTTTCGTCCTGCACAGCTATCCATACCGCGAAACCAGCCTGGTGCTGGAAGTTCTAAGCCGGCAGCATGGTCGCGTAGCATTGGTGGCGCGCGGTGCACGGCGTCCGAGATCGGCGTTGCGCGGTTTATTAATGGGTTTTCAGCCATTAATGTTAAGCTGGTTTGGCAAACATGAATTGCGCACCTTGCACCGTGCCGAGTGGCAGGGTGGTCAGCCGCAATTACAGGGAACGGCATTGCTGTGTGGTTTCTATTTGAATGAATTGCTGCTTAATCTGATGGTGCGCGATGATCCGCACGAGCAACTGTTCGATTATTATCAGCACACGTTGCAACGACTAGCAAATGAAGCGGACTATGCTGCCATTTTACGTTGTTTTGAAAAACATTTGCTGCAAGAGTTGGGCTATGCGCTTTTATTGTTACAGGAAGCGGACAGCGGTGAGCCGATTAATTCTGTCGCACCCTATCGTTATGTGCTTGAACGGGGTGCGGTGCGTGCTACACCCAATGGCGCAGACATATCAAGTGCATCAGAAGGTTTGTTGATGTTAGGCAAAACCTTGCAAGATATGGCTGCTGACGATTACCGCGATGCAGTTAGCGCGCAGCAGAGCAAGCAGTTGATGCGTATGTTATTGAATCATCATCTTGCGGGTAAGACATTGCATACGCGCGAATTGATAAGGGATCTACAAAAAATATGATCAAACTCGGACTTAACATTGACCATGTTGCCACGTTGCGCCAAGTTAGGGGTACACGTTACCCCAACGTGATTCAGGCAGCGTTGATCGGTGAGGCGGCGGGTGCCGATGTTATTACACTGCATTTACGTGAAGACCGCCGCCACATCCAGGATAAGGACGTGGAAATCCTCCGTGACATGCTGCAAACGCGCATGAATCTTGAAAGCGCCATTACCGACGAAATGTTGGCTATTGCTTTGCGTATTAAGCCGCATGATGTCTGCTTCGTGCCGGAACGGCGTGAGGAACTGACCACCGAGGGAGGATTGGATGTGGTGGGGAATTTTGATAGTGTGAAGCACGCTTGTGAGTGCTGTGCGGCGGCGGGCATACGTGTGTCATTGTTTGTGGACGCAGATGAAAAACAAATGGATGCGGCGCGATCTGCGGGCGCTCCGGTAGTAGAGATACACACGGGAAAATATGCTGATGCGGCCAGCGTATCGCATCAGACACAAGAGCTAGCGCGCATTCAACGCACAGTGGCGCATGCTCATGCGCTCGGTTTGCAAGTGAATGCCGGACACGGCCTAAACTATCACAATGTACAGCCTATCGTTGCTATTCCTAATATCTGTGAACTCAATATCGGTCATGCCATAATCGCCGAGGCGCTTTTTATTGGTCTGGAGCAAGCTGTGAAAAAAATGAAAGCGCTGCTAATCGGCATTCATCCATAAATCATGGAAGTTCAGTTACCGTGATTTTTGGTATTGGCACTGACATTGTGGCTTATGCACGCATTGAGGCAGTACATGCCAGCTACGGCGAGCGCTTCGCCCAGCGCATTTTGAGCCAGCAGGAATTATCGGAGTATCGTGTTCATATCTCCCCTGTGCGCCTGCTAATGAAACGCTTTGCCGCCAAGGAAGCACTGGCTAAGGCAATAGGAAGCGGCCTGCGTTATCCCGTGAGCTTGCAGAAAATTAGCGTGTCACACGATGCTTTTGGTAAACCCATTTTTATATTTGATGCAGAATTGGCTGCGCACCTAATGCAATTAGGGTTGACACACCACCATCTAAGTATCAGTGATGACCATGATGTTGCCGTGGCATTTGTGATTTTGGAGAAAGATAGTAAGCGTTAAATTGTGAAAACACAGACGAAATTTACTGCTTTGATAAGTTTTTTCAAGTGAAAAATTCAGCCATTCAAAATGTATCTAGTTTAAGTCTTCTGAATTCCACTTTCGCAGGAAGGACAGCAAGCACATCTGTCATGAATTACGTAAAGATCATTAGGAGAATTTGAATGGGTATCGGCCCATGTATGCTGGATATCGCAGGAACTATCCTTACTGCGGAAGATGAAGCACGTTTACGTCATGAACTGGTGGGTGGCGTGATTCTGTTTGCGCGTAATTACGAATCTCCACGCCAGTTGGCCCAGCTGACAGCCAGCATTCATGCGTTGCGTTCCCCGCCGCTACTGATCGCTGTGGACCATGAGGGTGGGCGGGTGCAACGTTTTATCGACGGTTTCACGCGCATTCCGGCGATGCGTGAGTTGGGCAATATTTGGGATGAACATCCGCGCCGCGCCAAGCATTTGGCGCAGCAGGTAGGGTATGTGCTGGCTGCAGAATTGCGTGCTTGCGGCGTGGATTTCAGCTTTACCCCGGTGCTAGATATAGATTTTGGTATCAGCCAAGTGATTGGCGACCGTGCTTTTCATTCTGAGCCTCAGGCCGTAGGCGAACTGGCGCATAGCCTGTTATTGGGACTCAGGCAGGGCGGCATGTCCACCGTGGGCAAACATTTTCCTGGACATGGTTACGTGCATGCCGATTCACACCTGGAAATTCCGATAGATGAGCGCAGCTATACTGACATTGAGTTGTGCGACCTGATTCCATTTCGTCAGATGGTGAATTATGGTCTGACTGCGGTTATGCCCGCACACGTTATTTATTCCAAGGTGGACACCTATCCAGCAGGTTTTTCAAAAGTATGGCTGAAAGATATTCTGCGCGGTGAGCTGAATTTCAATGGATGCATCTTTAGCGATGACCTTAGCATGGAAGGCGCTACGGTAGCGGGCGGTATCCTGCAACGTGCGGAAGCGGCGCTACAGGCCGGCTGTGATATGGTGCTGGTATGTAACCAACCGTCCTTGGCAGATGAATTGTTAGTTGGATTAAAGTGGGACATGCCAGCGGCCAGCAAAGCGCGCCTCGTGCAGATGCGTGGCCGCTGCCATCCAGATACGTTGGTGCAATTGCATGAGCAAGCAGGGTTCATGAAGGCGCTGCATGAAATTGCAACTATAGGCTCAGGCACAGCAGAGCTACCGTTTGTTTAGTTGCGTTTTACTCGAATATAGGGGTACAGTAAACTTTCGGGTACAAATATTAGATTGAATTCTGATGGTAAGGGTTGTTATGAGTTGACCTAAGGGTGGATAAAATACAATTTTTTCAAACAATGAGGAATGAAAAATAAGTAAATCCTGCTTCCCCTGAGATGTAAACGAGGAGAATAACTATGACTTATTTGGATCAATTTCAGTCGTTGTTAAATTGCGATACCGTTGAAGAATTGCATGCGGCGACTACAACTATAATCAAGCAGATAGGATTTGAGCACTTTCTTTATGCTGTGCGGGTAAACGTATCGCTTACTCGGCCTTATCATTTTCTTTTTAGTGGCTATCCAAAGGAGTGGCGTGAACATTACGAGCTATCCGGTTATGCCAAGATTGATCCGACGGTTCAACATTGTTCCAAAACAGTAATTCCGGTAATTTGGGATCGTAAAATTTTTAATAGCAGGCCTACAGTCAGAATAATGAACGAGGCGGGAGAGTTTGGTCTTGCTAATGGTGCGAGCTTTTCTGTTCATGGCAGACAAGGGGAAGCCGCAATGTTGAGTCTGGCCACTTCCATTAATTCACGGCAAGCCAAGCAAGATATTATTACTATGTTGGGAACGGCGCAGTTGCTAACATGCTACTTGCACGAGGCGATTCAACGCATCGTGCTCAGCAAAGACTCTTTGCCTCTGAAAAAAATAAATCTTACTGAGCGAGAAAAAGAATGCATTCTCTGGGCGGCGGAAGGCAAAACCGGGTGGGAAATAGCCAATATTCTTAAACTTTCCGAGCGTACTGTGACTTTTCATCTGCAGAATGCAGCCAGTAAAATGGGAGTATCTGGTCGTCAGCATGCTATCTCCCGTGCTCTTTCGATGGGTCTTATCACTCCCTGAGATTTGTATGACTGTGAATTTGTATGGTGATAGACGCTGTCATACTAAAGTTCGATAAAATTTTCACAATTTTATATTTGCAACAAATTATTCGACTTACGGGATGTCGTGAACGGCGAACTCTCTCCATTTTTATCTCAAAGCATTGCTCACCGCTTAACTCTAGAACCTTTCCCAGCCAGGCTTTGTAGCCATTAATTGTTATTTTGCCCTGTAAGATCCTACAGCTAGCTAGCTGTCAAGATACGTAGTCTCATTGCTCCTGTCATCAAACAACGACAGAGGGCACAAAATGAGTTCGATAATGCTTGCGCAACATGGGGACGGCTCACTAAATCGTCAAGCCGCGATGGGAATGTACCGGCTCAGGCACGATGTATTTCATGATCGACTGGGTTGGGAAGTGACTAGCGATAATGGCATGGAACATGACGAATTCGACCGGGCCAATCCGGTTTATGTACTGGTAAGAGGAGATGCAGATGAGGATGAAAATGAGGTATTGGGCTGCTGGCGACTATTACCTACAACCGGCCCCAACATGCTAAAGGATACTTTTCCCCAGCTCTTACACGGACAGCGTGCACCGCAACAGGCCGATGTGTGGGAACTAAGTCGATTTGCTGTAACTGCTCCAAAATATGAAAGTGCAAATTATGGTTTTAGTGCAATACCCATGCAGATGATGCAAAAATTATTTAAGTTTGCTCAACTCAACGGTATTGTCCGTTACGTTACAGTAACCACTGTGGCAGTCGAAAGATTAATATCCAAAACAGGTGTTAATTTAAGCAGGTTTGGGCCACCCATCAAAATAGGTCGGGTGTTGACTGTGGCTTGCTCCATTGAAATCGACGAGATCACAGAATTCGCCCTGTTTGGTACCTTACCCGAGCATGCACTGAGGCTAGCCGCATGAATATTTTGTTACTCGGAGAAGCATCAGGCACCCGTCGCATCTTGAATCAGATGCTGGAAAAATCCAGGCATCGGTTAGTCCAGCAAGCATGGGCGGATATGCCTGAGCCAGATTTGGAACAATATGACATGGTGTTGGTAGATGGTAATGTTTGTGATTGCTCCCAGCAAGCACGTTTGCTGGAATGGGTGCGTGAGGCCAGACGCCTCTTTCCGAATCTGCCGGTAGCCGCATTAAATTACGTGGGCACTCCTGTAGCGGCGGAAAGTGCAGAGTGCAGCATGGCCAACCATTCTTGTGGTGTTTCCGAATCTGGAGACGGAGTTTGGCGCATGCGCTGCCGTTTAAAGGAGCTTGCCTTGAGTGAAACGGCCGCGCTATTGCGCGATGCATGCGAGCGTCAGCCTCTGGAGCCCATTATTTTTGAATACTCGGGACAAAGTTGATATGAAGACAGCAGTTATAGTACGCAGAGTTCTTCGTCAGTCTAATCGGAATCACAGATCTCGAGCTTCCTTCTACCTGATATTAGTTGCTTAACCTGATTAACCAAGATAATGAGTGATATTAATGCAGGACTTATCTAGTTCGGGACAAGAGAGTGATAGCGTACGTCAAAAGGAGAAACAACTTAGGCTATTCGCGCATATATTCAATAACGTACATGAAGGCATAATTGTCACGGATGCCGATAAAAACATGTTGTTTATTAACCCGGCTTTTTCTATCATTACCGGTTACAGCGCTAATGATTTAATAGGTAGGAACCTGAATCTGTTACATCTTGGCTTGATGGATGATGCGTTTAACCAAGACACATGGCGCAGCATTGATGAAACCGGGCGCTGGCAGGGTGAGATGATCGGTCGACGAAAAAATGATGAAAGTTACGCCGAGCGCTTAAATCTCAGCACTATGAAAAATGAATTCGGCGAAATTAGTTACTATATCGGCGTTTTTTCTGATATCAGTGAGCGTAAGGCAGCAGAAGAACGTGTGGCATATGTTGTACTGCATGATTTTCTCACCAATTTGCCCAATGGCCTGCTATTGCAGGATCGTTTAGCGCAGGCTATTTCTCATGCTGGCCGCGAAAAACACAAAGTGGCAGTCATGTGTCTTGATCTGGATCATTTCAAAGTTATTAACGACATGCTGGGTCATCTTGTTGGCGATAAATTATTGCAAGAGGTTGCCAGACGCATTAGCAGTGTGGGTCGCGCTAGCGATACGGTAAGCAGGCGGGGGGGAGACGAGTTCGTAATCATATTGCCGAATTTGGAAACTGTGGATGATGCTGCCGTTATTGCGGTCAAGCTGTTAGAGGCCATTTCTGGCTTGTGCATGGTAGATGGTAATGAAATCAAAATAACTACTAGTATCGGCATCAGCATATTTCCAGAAGATGGATGCGATGGGGATTACTTGATTAAATATGCTGATGCTGCAATGTACCATGCTAAAAAAAATGGTCGTAATAATTACCAGTTTTTTACTAATGAAATGAACCAGCTCGCGCTTGAGCGCATGTCGATTGAACGGAAATTGCGTCATGCAGTAGAACGCCAAGAATTTTGTTTACATTACCAGCCTCAGGTAGACTTGCGTAGCGGTCGCATCATTGGTGTAGAAGCATTGCTACGCTGGAATAATCCCGAAACTGGAATAATTTCGCCTGGGTATTTCATTCCCATCGCGGAAGAGACCGGTTTGATTATTCCAATCGGCGAATGGGTATTGCGTGAGGCTTGCCGGCAGAACAGTGAATGGCGTATGTTAGGTTTACCGGAACTTACCGTGGCGGTCAACCTATCGGCAGTACAGTTTCGCCAAAATAATTTTGGCGAAATGATCAAGACAATTTTGTGTGAGAACGGTCTCGAACCGTCTGGTCTTGAGCTGGAAATTACCGAGGGCGTTGTCATGCAAAATGCCGAAGCGTCGATCGCGTTGTTATTAGAGCTAAAGGCGATGGGGCTGAAGCTCGTAGTGGACGATTTTGGAACTGGCTACTCCAGCTTAAGTTATCTCAAGCGTTTTCCTATCGATAAGCTCAAGATTGATCAATCATTTGTGCGCGATATAATAGTCGATTCGGATAATGCTGTGATTGTTAGTACGATCATTAATATGGCGCGCACCCTTAAGTTGAAAGTGATCGCTGAGGGAGTGGAAACTGCAGAGCAACTATCTTTCCTGAAGCATCAAGAATGCGACGAGATACAAGGCTATTACTTCAGCCAGCCGGTGCCACCTGAAAAAATTAGCAGTCTGCTGGTATCCGGTTATAAAGAGGGAGGTCAATGGTTATATGTATCGAAATAAAGTAAAGGTGTGAAAGTGTAAGTTGTGTCTTGTCGGTCTCGTTCAATTTCTCTATCTGCGCTACTTTTATCTAGTTTATCAGGGTTAAAGGTGGCAACGATGAATGTGACATCGATTCTTCGGTACCCAATTCTTCTTTTGTTTTTTCAGTTTACCTCACAGCATGGGCCGTATCGTTTAACGAATGCAATCGCATGGACAATGCGTTGCATGGTTCCAATACTCACGTTACAGTATGCTTAGCTCGCATGGTTCGGTTTTCTTATCAGTTTCGTCGCTAACAAAGAAATACGATCGTCACCATATAACCTTTATATTCTAGTTTAGAATAGTTTAATAACTTATTTATTAATAATAACTATTTTATGATGACTATTGGAGGGGCGAAATTAATTTTTGAGAGAAGCTATCTGGGAGCGGTATGCATGAAATAAAACCTGGTCAATCAATTGATCTGCTTAAAGAGCTGCACATTCTTACTCGAGATGGGAAGATGAATCAAGATTCCCGACGCAAACTTAAGCAGGTTTATCATCTCTATCAATTCATCGAGCCGTTGCTGCAAGAAATTAAGAAAAATAACCATAATATTCAACTGGTTGATCATGGAGCAGGCAAATCTTATCTTGGCTTCATTCTCTATGACCTGTTTTTTAAGACATTGAATGATGCATCACGTATTTACGGTATTGAAACACGTGATGATTTGGTCAAACACTCGCAGGTGTTGGCATCACGGCTAAATTTTCCAGGTATGTCATTCCTTAACTTATCGGTGGAACAGTCTATTGAGTCAGAGATTTTGCCCGTCAAGGTGAATGTGGTTACAGCGCTCCATGCGTGCAATACCGCTACTGACGATGCCATACGTTTTGCGTTGAAAAAAAATGCTCAATTTATCGTCTTGGTGCCATGCTGCCAAGCTGAAGTGGCGGTGGCTTTGAAGAAAAATAAAGGTAAAGATTTTGCGAAAAATGTTTTGATTGAACTATGGCGTCATCCCATCCATACCCGCGAATTTGGCAGTCACATTACCAACGTGCTGCGTTGTTTGCAATTGGAAGCACACGGTTACCAAGTTACAGTGACCGAACTAGTGGGTTGGGAGCATTCGATGAAAAATGAACTTATTATCGCGAATTTTAAAAATTTGCCATGCAACCGTCCGGCTGAGCGATTGAAGGAAGTGCTGCAAACTTTGGGACTGGAAGAAATGAGTGGTCGTTTTTTTACGCGGATGTAACAGTCACCGTGAAAATCCTGTAATTATCATGTATCAACTTTGTTCGGCGATTCGTCCGATTTAGCGAATTACATCGCACTCCGTTGAACTATCATGTTATCTCGAAATTGGGGAAATTAATGTCTTTCCTTAAAGAATTTGAGATAGAGATAAGAAGATTGTAAACAAGGCTTTTCCTTGACCTGACTGAATTTTTCGCTATAATCACGCTCCCTTAAACCCTTGCTCTACCGTTACGCATGACGGAGGGCTTCATATCCAAAAGGAGAATCAATGCGACATTACGAAATTATATTTATCGTGCACCCCGACCAGAGTGAGCAGGTGCCCGCTATGATTGAACGCTACCGTGCTCTGGTGACGGCCAAGAATGGCGTGATCCATCGCTTGGAAGACTGGGGTCGCCGTCAATTAGCTTACCCGATCCAAAAAATCCACAAAGCGCATTATGTGTTGATGAATATTGAATGTAACCAGGAAGTTTTGGACGAGATAGAACATGCATTCAAGTTTAACGATGCTGTGTTACGCCACTTAACTATCAAAACCAAGTCTGCGGTAACAATTCCTTCGGCGATGATGAGGGAGGAAAAATCGCGCTCTTTGACTGCCCCTGCGGCAGGCTCAGGACAGGCTCCTCAGATTGAATTAGTCGTGCCAACTGAAGTTGCTGCGGTTATTTGATTGAGTGTTGCTTGTAACCGGCTCTCCATTAATGGAGAACTCGTTGAACTGGATTGTTTGCGCTACACCCCGGCAGG
This genomic interval from Candidatus Nitrotoga sp. AM1P contains the following:
- the rnc gene encoding ribonuclease III, whose protein sequence is MNRDALCNQIGHIFTQSQLLQRALTHRSYSAEHNERLEFLGDSILNCVVAKYLYGIYPDLSEGDLSRLRSNLVNQQTLFILAQQLRLGELLLLGEGERKSAGFRRPSILADTMEALFGAVFIDAGFAAAEQVVLRLYVPFIAQADAQTLGKDFKTLLQEYLQGKRLALPKYTVIATQGEAHAQLFKVECQIEQLKLFTCGEGSSRRTAEQVAAEAAYRKIESQS
- the era gene encoding GTPase Era yields the protein MNASNYHSGFIAIVGRPNVGKSTLLNHLVGQKISITSRKAQTTRHRISGILTEEHAQFVFVDTPGFQTKHLNTLNRGLNRVVTSSLRNVNVVLFVIEARNFDERDRQVMNLLPKNMPVLLVINKVDNMENKSELLPFIQEIAKEREFTAIVPVSAKQNKQLDTLLNAVRPYLPEGEKIYPEDEITDRNERFLAAELVREKIFRYSGEELPYSVSVVIEQFKIEGKLRRIYAAVLVDKDAHKAMLIGKNGEKLKEIATQARLDMEALFDGKVYLEVWIKVRSGWADNAQVLKSLGYE
- the recO gene encoding DNA repair protein RecO, translated to MQSHKHRLEDEPAFVLHSYPYRETSLVLEVLSRQHGRVALVARGARRPRSALRGLLMGFQPLMLSWFGKHELRTLHRAEWQGGQPQLQGTALLCGFYLNELLLNLMVRDDPHEQLFDYYQHTLQRLANEADYAAILRCFEKHLLQELGYALLLLQEADSGEPINSVAPYRYVLERGAVRATPNGADISSASEGLLMLGKTLQDMAADDYRDAVSAQQSKQLMRMLLNHHLAGKTLHTRELIRDLQKI
- the pdxJ gene encoding pyridoxine 5'-phosphate synthase — translated: MIKLGLNIDHVATLRQVRGTRYPNVIQAALIGEAAGADVITLHLREDRRHIQDKDVEILRDMLQTRMNLESAITDEMLAIALRIKPHDVCFVPERREELTTEGGLDVVGNFDSVKHACECCAAAGIRVSLFVDADEKQMDAARSAGAPVVEIHTGKYADAASVSHQTQELARIQRTVAHAHALGLQVNAGHGLNYHNVQPIVAIPNICELNIGHAIIAEALFIGLEQAVKKMKALLIGIHP
- the acpS gene encoding holo-ACP synthase encodes the protein MIFGIGTDIVAYARIEAVHASYGERFAQRILSQQELSEYRVHISPVRLLMKRFAAKEALAKAIGSGLRYPVSLQKISVSHDAFGKPIFIFDAELAAHLMQLGLTHHHLSISDDHDVAVAFVILEKDSKR
- the nagZ gene encoding beta-N-acetylhexosaminidase produces the protein MGIGPCMLDIAGTILTAEDEARLRHELVGGVILFARNYESPRQLAQLTASIHALRSPPLLIAVDHEGGRVQRFIDGFTRIPAMRELGNIWDEHPRRAKHLAQQVGYVLAAELRACGVDFSFTPVLDIDFGISQVIGDRAFHSEPQAVGELAHSLLLGLRQGGMSTVGKHFPGHGYVHADSHLEIPIDERSYTDIELCDLIPFRQMVNYGLTAVMPAHVIYSKVDTYPAGFSKVWLKDILRGELNFNGCIFSDDLSMEGATVAGGILQRAEAALQAGCDMVLVCNQPSLADELLVGLKWDMPAASKARLVQMRGRCHPDTLVQLHEQAGFMKALHEIATIGSGTAELPFV
- a CDS encoding LuxR family transcriptional regulator — encoded protein: MTYLDQFQSLLNCDTVEELHAATTTIIKQIGFEHFLYAVRVNVSLTRPYHFLFSGYPKEWREHYELSGYAKIDPTVQHCSKTVIPVIWDRKIFNSRPTVRIMNEAGEFGLANGASFSVHGRQGEAAMLSLATSINSRQAKQDIITMLGTAQLLTCYLHEAIQRIVLSKDSLPLKKINLTEREKECILWAAEGKTGWEIANILKLSERTVTFHLQNAASKMGVSGRQHAISRALSMGLITP
- a CDS encoding acyl-homoserine-lactone synthase, which codes for MLAQHGDGSLNRQAAMGMYRLRHDVFHDRLGWEVTSDNGMEHDEFDRANPVYVLVRGDADEDENEVLGCWRLLPTTGPNMLKDTFPQLLHGQRAPQQADVWELSRFAVTAPKYESANYGFSAIPMQMMQKLFKFAQLNGIVRYVTVTTVAVERLISKTGVNLSRFGPPIKIGRVLTVACSIEIDEITEFALFGTLPEHALRLAA
- a CDS encoding putative bifunctional diguanylate cyclase/phosphodiesterase, encoding MQDLSSSGQESDSVRQKEKQLRLFAHIFNNVHEGIIVTDADKNMLFINPAFSIITGYSANDLIGRNLNLLHLGLMDDAFNQDTWRSIDETGRWQGEMIGRRKNDESYAERLNLSTMKNEFGEISYYIGVFSDISERKAAEERVAYVVLHDFLTNLPNGLLLQDRLAQAISHAGREKHKVAVMCLDLDHFKVINDMLGHLVGDKLLQEVARRISSVGRASDTVSRRGGDEFVIILPNLETVDDAAVIAVKLLEAISGLCMVDGNEIKITTSIGISIFPEDGCDGDYLIKYADAAMYHAKKNGRNNYQFFTNEMNQLALERMSIERKLRHAVERQEFCLHYQPQVDLRSGRIIGVEALLRWNNPETGIISPGYFIPIAEETGLIIPIGEWVLREACRQNSEWRMLGLPELTVAVNLSAVQFRQNNFGEMIKTILCENGLEPSGLELEITEGVVMQNAEASIALLLELKAMGLKLVVDDFGTGYSSLSYLKRFPIDKLKIDQSFVRDIIVDSDNAVIVSTIINMARTLKLKVIAEGVETAEQLSFLKHQECDEIQGYYFSQPVPPEKISSLLVSGYKEGGQWLYVSK
- a CDS encoding class I SAM-dependent methyltransferase is translated as MHEIKPGQSIDLLKELHILTRDGKMNQDSRRKLKQVYHLYQFIEPLLQEIKKNNHNIQLVDHGAGKSYLGFILYDLFFKTLNDASRIYGIETRDDLVKHSQVLASRLNFPGMSFLNLSVEQSIESEILPVKVNVVTALHACNTATDDAIRFALKKNAQFIVLVPCCQAEVAVALKKNKGKDFAKNVLIELWRHPIHTREFGSHITNVLRCLQLEAHGYQVTVTELVGWEHSMKNELIIANFKNLPCNRPAERLKEVLQTLGLEEMSGRFFTRM
- the rpsF gene encoding 30S ribosomal protein S6, which gives rise to MRHYEIIFIVHPDQSEQVPAMIERYRALVTAKNGVIHRLEDWGRRQLAYPIQKIHKAHYVLMNIECNQEVLDEIEHAFKFNDAVLRHLTIKTKSAVTIPSAMMREEKSRSLTAPAAGSGQAPQIELVVPTEVAAVI